From Zea mays cultivar B73 chromosome 3, Zm-B73-REFERENCE-NAM-5.0, whole genome shotgun sequence:
CTTCCATCATTCTGTTTCCTGTTGATCCAAAACTCAACAGGAAACACAATGCTTACCACCTGGTTATGCTTTTTTACAGGGGATGTAGAATTTCTTCTTGCCGCTCTAGTACTGAACCCTCTCGTCGCCATCTAAAGTAAGGCCTTCAATGCCTTTGAGAGCGGAATCGTAGTTCTTCGCATTAGATGGATGACGGCCTGAGGATGAGCGCTTCTGTTCTGCAGAGTGGACAGGTGAGCTTCTCTGAGGACCTGAGGCTCTGCGGAAAACCCCAGGGCTTGCATCAGTTGTGCGCGCTCGTGAAGGCTCGGAACTATCGGTGACCACCGCATCGCGGCTACTCGAGATAACAGGCCTCCTTGAAGATCCACTTGACCTTCCCAAGAAATTTGGTCCAGATATCTGAAAAGACGCAGCAAGCCAGCAACTATATTAAGCCCCAAGAATGTGCATCATTTCTGCTGTTTATTTTCATGGTGGAGGCAATAAATTAATCAAGGAAAAACAGTATAACCAAGAAAATACAAAATCAATGAGGTATGCTACTATTGCCAGGTCAAAACTCAATAGTGAGGATTCATCGAAACCAGCATTTGTTGATCAAGAAAGCAATTGAGTAGTTTGTACATAGTGAGGTCATATAGAGCTCTCTAAGGTATTGACTAATCTCCAAATTCTTGTTCAAGATAATGTCCAAAATTTCTGGCAAACTTTCAGAACCACAACTGACAAGGATCTAGTAATGTGTATAAGAATGTTGCTTCCAAATTCCCCAACCCATTATCCCAAAGACGCCAGCTACCAACACATAAAGCCTTTGTAGTGGTCTCCACACTATTTTTGACGTGACATGCCATCTGCTCAGTGCTCACAAAAGAACATCATCACGAAGTCAACTGTCTCCACAATGCCACTTTGACCACTAATTTCTATTATAATAAAGTTTATAAAACCCATGTCTAATAATACCATGAAGATGTGGTCCCTGATAAATCTACAGTATCAATTTTATGTCACAAATAGATATTTGAACACAGACATTACTAAAAAGTTTGATTGCTCGCATCACAGAACAGTTTGTCTACGTTGTGCTATTCCCAGAACACTATGTACATTGTGCAATGTAATAGCTTTATTACACTAAGTCTACAACATGAAGAGTTGTCTCATCTTGCACACTTTTCCACTATaaataggggtggtaatggatcacgatccaaatgtttcttcacaatgAGTTAGGgcccttaattaattttagttcaaaaatgaatagtaaTAGAGCTCGATCCTAACTATAAACAAAGGACGATATGACAACTTACCACAGCGTCTCTAGAAACAGTAGCATCATTCCCTACCGGTGCTTTCTGCTTAGATAATGTCCCCACACTTGTAATTGGTAGTGGGGCACGACGCCGATCCATTGATGACCAACCACTAGTCCTTGCTTCCTCAGGGCCTGAAAGATAAACAATGAGCATTACTCAATCAAATGCTGGAATGCAAACAAGGCAAATGAAGTGCACCTAATTACCTGGTTGCCTATCATTCTGTAATGCAGGTGCCAACCCAGAAGGCCCAGCGCCATGGCCCTGTAACAAAGGTAGGACATCAAAGTTATCCCTGCAGACGGTTACACAAATGTGCATGTTTGGTGGATAACTCAACAAGGGAACATTAGAGAAGCTCACTACCGCACGGGGTGGAGCAGTGGCAATTTGAGCTTGTTGATACTTCAATATTGTCCAGTCAAAGACATAGTCAAACTGAAAACCTGCAAAAGAGTTCCAATAATGAACATGGCCACATTTTTTCCCTTGGAAAGAGTACTGATGTATCCAAGTGAAAGCAAGCAAAGGAACTGACCTTCACGGATAAAAAGGTCACGGAATAATCGCTTGAGGTAGGAATAGTCAGGCTTGTCATCAAATCGCAGTGAACGGCAATAATGGAAATATGATGCAAACTCTGTAGGATACCCACGGCATAGAGCCTGAAATAGATCGACAACATAAGGACATTACCCAGGGAGAAGTTCCAATTCCAGTTAAAGATACACTGTACATACCTCAATTGATGTTGCAACTTTCTTCTCGCTAATTTTCTCATACTTTTGCTTCTTTGTTCCTGCTTTAAGACCTTGCCAAGGAAGGCTGCAAAAGGAAAAAATTGTTAACCTAAAATGAGAGGCATACCAGAGCAGATGACCGACCAAACCCACCTGCCCCTCAGGAAGTACATGAGTACATATCCAAGAGATTCCAAGTCATCTCTTCGGCTTTGTTCTGGCCATTGAAACAAGAGAAAAAATTAGCCAGACCATATGGAACGCACCAGTACAAGGATTAACGAAGTCACGCTTCACAACATATTGAAGAACAGTGTAATGCATATCAAGGGAAAAAAAAGAACTTCAACTAACACTATATATAATTCTCACCAATGCCAAGATGGGTGTTCACACTAGCATATCTTGCAGTTCCTGTCAAGTTCTTGTTCTCCCTGCACCATTTACAAGCTAGTTAAAATTGCACGAATAAATAGCTAGAAAAAGGGTAAAGAAGATGACTAAGATATCTGTCAGAATACAACTATCAAATTGCCATGACTGGAATATTTTTTAATTATTTAACCTATTTTTCTTCCCTCCACACTCACGTGAGGACTGAGATGTGGTTATTATAATTACTAAGCATTATAGTAGTTGCCAAATAGAACTTGTGCTAACAAAAAGCTACAGGATTAGAATTTCCGGCTTGGCCCTAGCAAAGATACAGGAGAAAAATAGGAATTAAGCTAATTAGAAGAACACTAAACATGCTTGCTACATAAATGAACACAGCATATAAAAGCCAGGAATGGTTAGATTATTCTATGCCTGTATGGGATGTGCTGATGCGTTGAGGTATCCCTGTATTTTTTAGCAAGGCCAAAGTCTATAACATAGACCTGGATGAAAAACAAAACATAAAGTGGTTAATAAACCCAATAAAAATTGCAAAAGGAAATCGCAAGCACATGCTAAAGATAGTATTGTCACCCACCTGATTAGCTCGTCTTCCAAGACCCATGAGGAAATTATCTGGCTTAATATCTCGATGCAGAAAAGACTTTGAATGAACAAATTCCACTCGATTTATCTACAAGTGGGGAGGGAAGATTACATAAAGCTCATTTGCCATAGATGGCAAAAGGGCAATGCATTGTATACAAATAGAATAATTCAACCAGAGAAGCAGAGATTCTCATGAGGGAGAGGGTTCAATGTGCGAACCACAACCTAAGTATGAAAGATTATATAAAATGACTGATGATGATTCGTGTGCATCTGTGCAAATGCAAAGTGCCAATGTGGATAATGAGTAGCAATGTGTGGGTCTTAGACATGAAAGCAGACACACATCGAGAGTTGACTCATACTATGAAAAAACATATGTAGTAAAACTTTGAGAAGAAACGAGATCCAATTATGGCACTATGCATACCATCTGATCAGCGAGCATAAGTACAGTCTTCAGAGATAATTTCCTGCTGCAGAAATTAAATAGATCCTCAAGGCTTGGTCCAAGTAAATCCATAACCAAGACATTGTAGTCTCCTTCTACACCAAACCATCTGACGTTCGGTATTCCAGCTGTCAGAACAAAGATTGTCAGTCCCACCTGCCCTAAAATGTATTCTTACATCACAAACAACATATGAACAGTCTAAAGCTTCCATACTTCCTCCTTGTAGAATCCTATAAATCTTTGATTCATAGAGCAACTGAGGATGCTTTGTCTTCACATTTTCCTGTGAATACAAAAAAAGGGCAATTCAAAAACTGAGCTCGTAAGCTGATACCAGTAACCAAGCTGAATGGTCAAACATTTATGCAGTAAATAATTCATGAAAGCACTAAGCTACTACAAAACTCTATATTGCATGTATCAGGAATGCAGTCTCTTTCTAGACTTCATCCTCCAAAAACTGAAGGGCCAACTATCAATACCAGTCAATCAAGACACATCAAAGACTAGTCCAAGAGGTGCATCTCGTCACAATTAGCACCTCCCAATATTATAGAGTGACCATAGATGCATAAATCATTCAAGCTATACCAAGTCAACCACAAGTGTGGTCAAGAAAGGAGAGCCAACATACTACTATGACTGATTCATCTGTTGAGAACAATTGGGGCTAACACAGGCAGAACCAGAATCCAAAGCAAACCCATGAAACTGCAGATGGTAACGGACAGCTAGAAGAGCACTGAATATAGCTACAAATTAAAACACCTGAAGTCCCAAACCAATACCTCGCAGCATCAGCAACTACAACTATATATGCTGCAGTGTCCAACAGTGGTCACCAATATAAGATGCACAAACATGCTGTACTACACAGCAGGAAGCTAACACAGATAAAACTAGTAGAATGTAACAAAAATTTGCTGGCAATCCAGCAGCGAGAGAGCACGGACCAGCTTAATCGCAACCTCCTCGTTCGTCTGGATATTGGTGCCTGCATCCACAAGCGACAGAGACAGAGCTATCTCATCAGCAgcagccgggggggggggggggggggggggggggggtactgTAGAGCACAAGCAGCGACTACGCACCGAGGTAGATCTCCCCGAAAGAGCCGCTCCCGATCTTGCGCCCAAGCCGGAACTTGTTCCCGACCCTCGGCTCCATTATTCCAGCACTCTCCCTTCCCAAAATCTCTCAAGCTAAGAACTTCTAAAAAAGGCGCTCTTTCACACCCAGAAATCTAGCCGCGGGGTACAGATCGGCGCGGCTGTGCGGGGTATCGGGGATCTGACGGCGGGAACTCCTGTGCTACATAGGGTTTGTGGACAGGGGCGAGGATGAGGGGGAGACGGCGGCTGCCATGGCCGTGCGGGGGCGAGGGCCGAGGGGTCCGTGCGTACACACGCTTCCGGTGGAGTGAGTCCAATCCTCGGCTTTTCGTGGGGATGTTGAGAAGTAGACGAAGCAAAGCAACCAGGCGAACCAAGAGGCAAGAGGAGTAAAATAAGGGAGACAGGGGGAAAAAAGACATGGAGTCGTTTTCCGTTTCCGTGTCCGTATTGACCATGGTGGACtgttccacttccaccagcgttaTTATTGCTGGGTGCACGCAATGGAGTACCGTACTACTCCTACTGTATTATCTTGACCGGCTGATGAGGTGGCACTCTTGTTGCTGTTATGAACCTTGGCGTCAGATATTTTTCCTCTCAATTATTTCATGTATAAATACTCTATCATTCTAAATACTGTGGTTGTCTAGCTGCATAACCAGAATTATATAAATTTGAAGGTTTTTAAACGATCTAACGGTCTATAGTTTGAAGTGGAGAGAATGTCTATATAAATGCATAATTAAATTTATACATCTTGAAAAATTAAAACGACTTGTAATTAAAAATAGAAACAATAAAACCATATTGCTCTCTCATTTTAAAAATATCATACTCCTCTTGGTTCTCAAATTTATACAGGAGTATTAGTTTTTTCCTAGGTTAATTATTATTACCTTTGACCAATCAATTTAATAATTTATAGTTTTGTAAGAGTTAAATGCACTGGCCGTTCTCAAATCTGTAAGAGTGTGCGCTTATGTCCACGAATTTTAAAAATACATTTACACGTTTCTAAACTTTAAATTATGCACCATGAGACCATGTCAGCCACGTGAACGTTTTCTTGATGATGTGACTTACTAGCATAGTATGTTTTTCTATGTTTAAGCATTCATTTTTCTCCTCTCTCACACAAATAAATCATTTATTCTTCTCCCCTCTTCTCTCATGACAATTGCAGCTTGTGGATAATCTTGGCGTCGGACGGGGTGGGGTCTACATGAGAGAAGAGGGAAACATGGATTTATCATATGAGAAGAGGGAATGAGAGGGTCAAAATATATATAAAAAAGCACATCATGTTGGCATGCAACATTTGCAAGAAATATCCATATAGATGACTAGTTAGGTACCCGTACATTTTTAAATATGATACCAGCTAGATATATTGTGCATGTGTTCAATTTGGGGCTATTTGTCACCTGCAAATAGAGATGCAGTTAAATTTGTACTAATCTTTGCAGGCTACAGCTAACTCAACATCTGCAGTACCGTAGGTACTGCAAGTTAGACGAAGCACTTTTTGCCTCTAGAAGGCACTCAAATAGTCTGCAGAGCTACAAATGCTCTGTTTGGTTCCTATCTCCTAAGCTTTATAGAGCATAGATTTTTATAAACAATTGGTAATAAGCTTTCCATCTATATCAGATATACATTTTCCTAAACCTACAAGCCCAGTATTTCTTCGCGTGAAGAGAACAACGGTGTCACCCAAAAAAAGTTCCCTACTGCTTTACCTGTAACACGCGGGCTCTATCTATTTCTGCTAAATGAGTCCAGCTCTTAATCCTTTTAGAGCTAAAAAGAGAGGACCTTTTTCTTCCGCGTGAAAAAGGAAAACAATCTACTTACCTAAGAGTTACTATTATAGAAATGCTTTCTTTGCCTATGCCACAACGGGTTGAACTAGGCATTCACTTCAACTTGGGCTAGCAACGTCCTCATCAGCATTCATTTTTTTTCTCTCGTAGGGTATTTGTCAACGGCTGCTGCAGCTTCCCTCCCCTCTGTGGTTGCCCAAACAACAAGTGATTGCCCACGCCTGCAGTCCCCGATAGCAAACACCTCAAGTTAAATAACTGCCTACCAACTTCTCTAGAATGCAAGTAAAAAGTCTGTCaagatgcatgcaccaaatgtcaaTATCATAAAAAGAAGAAGATTAGGATATGTGAAGATGAAACAAATGGGCTTACCTACATCAATTTCGAGGGTATAGCAGCATTCAATTTAGAGACAAGCTTGCTAATGGAGCCCTTTGTTCCATTCTGAAGAAGAGGGGAAAAAAGGAAGGGAAAAGAAACAGACATGAACACCACAAATTCTATGATGAGTATGCAAGCGTTATCATAATAACAAGCCTAATAGAGATGTTGGGGCATTTAATACACAAATTTAACAAATTTAGCTCCATATTGCAAATTCAGCACAACTCACCTATAATATTAGGGGGTGTTCAAGATGACTTCAGTTTCAGCTCCAGTGTGGAGCTGTAATTTATATTATCAATTTAATAGTTTCAAAAAAATCAAAATAATAATCAAAATAACTTATCTAAATATCTTCTAAAAGCTTACAACTCCAGATCCACGATTTTCTGAAGCACCTAATGATCTGCTCCATCAACTCTACCAAATTTCGTGGAGCTGTAGTTATCACAAACAGGGCCTTAATCTAGCAGCTACCTTTAAATGATAGCAGTAGACTATATAGATTTTAACAATCTCCCACACTAACCTTTAGTGTTATACAATTATACAAGTTTTTTTTGTGTATTTAACACTCTTATCTAGTCTACCAATC
This genomic window contains:
- the LOC100273747 gene encoding casein kinase 1-like protein 2 isoform X2 encodes the protein MEPRVGNKFRLGRKIGSGSFGEIYLGTNIQTNEEVAIKLENVKTKHPQLLYESKIYRILQGGTGIPNVRWFGVEGDYNVLVMDLLGPSLEDLFNFCSRKLSLKTVLMLADQMINRVEFVHSKSFLHRDIKPDNFLMGLGRRANQVYVIDFGLAKKYRDTSTHQHIPYRENKNLTGTARYASVNTHLGIEQSRRDDLESLGYVLMYFLRGSLPWQGLKAGTKKQKYEKISEKKVATSIEALCRGYPTEFASYFHYCRSLRFDDKPDYSYLKRLFRDLFIREGFQFDYVFDWTILKYQQAQIATAPPRAGHGAGPSGLAPALQNDRQPGPEEARTSGWSSMDRRRAPLPITSVGTLSKQKAPVGNDATVSRDAVISGPNFLGRSSGSSRRPVISSSRDAVVTDSSEPSRARTTDASPGVFRRASGPQRSSPVHSAEQKRSSSGRHPSNAKNYDSALKGIEGLTLDGDERVQY
- the LOC100273747 gene encoding casein kinase 1-like protein 2 isoform X1; its protein translation is MEPRVGNKFRLGRKIGSGSFGEIYLGTNIQTNEEVAIKLENVKTKHPQLLYESKIYRILQGGTGIPNVRWFGVEGDYNVLVMDLLGPSLEDLFNFCSRKLSLKTVLMLADQMINRVEFVHSKSFLHRDIKPDNFLMGLGRRANQVYVIDFGLAKKYRDTSTHQHIPYRENKNLTGTARYASVNTHLGIEQSRRDDLESLGYVLMYFLRGSLPWQGLKAGTKKQKYEKISEKKVATSIEALCRGYPTEFASYFHYCRSLRFDDKPDYSYLKRLFRDLFIREGFQFDYVFDWTILKYQQAQIATAPPRAVGHGAGPSGLAPALQNDRQPGPEEARTSGWSSMDRRRAPLPITSVGTLSKQKAPVGNDATVSRDAVISGPNFLGRSSGSSRRPVISSSRDAVVTDSSEPSRARTTDASPGVFRRASGPQRSSPVHSAEQKRSSSGRHPSNAKNYDSALKGIEGLTLDGDERVQY